The Kribbella sp. HUAS MG21 genome includes the window TCCAGCGGCCGCGCGGACCGCGACAGCTGAGGCAACAGCCGCTCGAAGGCGTCGGTTACCTCGTCGGTGACCTCAGCGAGTACCTCGATCGTGACGTTCATGCCCGGACCATACTGATTTCGGAGGGTGCGGTCCGCTAGTCGCATCGCTGGTGCCGGGTGGGTGCTTGTGGCTGGCAGTGGGCTCGGAGGACTGCGGGCCCAGATCTGGGACGCGAGTGCCAGGCCCGCGGTGGGCAGTTGGGGGCTAGGTTGTGCTTCGTGAGTCGGTCGAGGGGGTTGCTGTCCGGTCTGGGCGGCGTACTGGCGTTGTGGTTGTTTGTTGCGTTGGCAGGGTGTGGCGGTGTCGCATCGGAGGCGGATGTGGATCGGGTGCCTGAGCGGTTCAGGATCGTTCCTGACGACTATCACGTGCCGTACGCCGGGACCGCCGCGGACGGGCGGAAGTTCTTTCTCAGTGACGAGCTCTTCGATCCTGGGACCGGGGCGGCGTACGTCGGGGTGTTCCTGTGGAAGACGGACGGGACGTTCGACGAGTTGAAGGTGGACGAGGTTCGCCGGCCCAAGGGCCTTCCTCCGGCGCAGGCGGCGTCGGCGGGCGCGGATCAGCTGGTTGCGGCGCGGCTGCGTGAGCTCGGCAAGTACGTCCTCGAGCCGATCGACGTCGCCCCGTTCACCGTGGACAGGAACGGCGTCACCTTCGGTTGGGTGGTGGATCAGTTCGAGGGCGAGTACTCGATCCACATCGAGCCAGGCAACTTCATCGCGTACTACGAACCCTGGGACGGCCTCGAGTACGACACGTAAGAGGTAATAGGACATGGACGAGCATCGTGCTGTTCGAAATCCGCCGTTCGACTGGGCGTTCGTGCTCGATCAGGTGGTGAACAGGCTCGGGATGTGGGTGGGCGGCCTACCTATGAGCGGGTCGCGCTGGTGACGGGATTCGACCTGGCGCAGCCGGACAGTATTCATCCGCGCCTGCAAGCTCGAGGGGTCGAGCGTCACAACAGCGGCTCGATCGCGTGCCCCCAGGTACTGCTGGAGGAGGCGATCGGGGCTGACCCCGCTGAGCCGCGTGACCTCGGGCCGCTGTCTCCGGAGCAACACGCTCGGGCCATCGCGTCCGCCGGCGACGACGACGACGCACAGGACGACGCACAGGACGACGCACAGGACGATGCGTAGGGATTGCGGGCAGCGTGCCGGGCGCCTACTCGACTTACCGCAGGCTGAGGAGATCGGTCAGCAAGTGGCCGAGTTGGGGTGGGTAGATCGTTTCGGTCGTGGTGATGAGGCCGGCCGGGCGCCACCAGTGGAAGCCGAGGATGGTGCGGGTCTCGTACTCGGTCAGGTCCGCCGGCGCCGGGATGAAGTGGTCGACCCGGTGCAGGAGCCATTCTTCGTGTACGTCGAGCGTCCTGCCGTCGAACTCGTACGTGTGGTCCCGCGACCAGACCGGCGTACCTCCAGGCAGCTCGACCAAGCCGGTTTCCTCGTAGGCCTCGCGTGCGGCGGCGGTCTGGAGGGACTCGCCGGGTTCGACGCCGCCGCCGACCGGATACCAGCATTCCGCCTGTGTTTGTGGGTCTTTGGCGTGGATGAGGAGCACGCGGTCGTCCGGGTCGACCAGCAGGAGCTTCACCGCGAGCCGCGCCATCAGAGGCCGACCCAGCGCCGGTACTTGTCCTGGTCGACGTTCCCGCCGCACACGATCGTCACCACGTGGCGGCCGGCGAAGCGTTCGCGGTTCTCCAGTACTGCGGCGATGCCGAGCGCGGCCGACGGTTCGACGACGAGGCCCGCGTGGTTCAGGAGCAGGCGCATACCTGTGATGATCGACGCTTCCTGAACGAGTACGGCGTCATCGGCGACGACGAGGAGATCGTCCAGCACCTCCGGAATCGGCCGCCGCCCGGCGACACCGTCGGCGATGGTGTCGATCGAATCGGTGGTGATCACGCGCCGCTCCCGCCAGGACAACGTCAACGCCGGCGCTCCGACCGGCTGCACACACACCACCTCAACCTCAGGCGCAAGCTCCTTCAACACATGCCCGACCCCAGTAGCCATCGCCCCACCCCCCAAGCGCGACCAACACCACCGGCGCACGGTCCGCCTCGAGCTTGTCTTGCGTTAGTGCGTTGGCGATTTCGAGTCCGATGGTGGCCGCGCCTTCGCAGGTTTCCAGGTCGAGGCTGTCTTCGAGGAGGCGGATGTTGTGGTGGTGGGCCAGGGCGGTGGCGCGGTCGCGGGCGAGTTCGTGGTCGCCGTCGACCAGTTCGAGGGTGGCGCCGAGGGCTCGGATGCGGTCGAGTTTGGCGGTTGTCGCGAACCGGGACGCGACGACGGTGACGTCGAGGTCGCGGTCGCGGGCGGACCAGGCGAGGGCCTGGCCGAGGTTGCCGGCGCTCGCACACACCACCGCACGCGAGTCGCCGGCGGCGAGCTGGCTGGCGACGACCTCGGTACCGCGACCCTTGAAGCTGCGTACCGGATTCGCGGTCTCGAGCTTGATGCTGATCGCACACCCGAGCGCGGGCTCCAGCGCCTCACACCGGTACAGCGGACTGTCCAGAAACACCGGATCGATCACCCGCTGCGCCGTACGAATCCGGTCGAGGTCGAGCCGCGTCCTCACCACACGCCGCACCTTACGGTTCGACCAGCCCATTCGCCGAGTCGTGGAGTTCGGCTGCGTTTGGAGAGCCCTGATCCACGACTCGAGGTCAGGGGCCGGAGCCAAACGCCACGACTCGGCGAAGATGTCAGGTCAGGACGGGGCGCCAGGGGTGCGTGGGGTTGTGCAGGGCGATGTGGTTGTGGAGCCACGTACGGCGGCGTGGCTCGAGGCGGGGCGCGACGTCGTGGAAGTCCGCGGTGTCTTTCGGGCGGGTACTGCGGGACTTGAAGAGCAGGACGAGTTCCGGCGTCAAGGTACGGCGGGCCGTCGGATGTTGTCAGGGTGATGTCGTCGAGGTGTTTGCGGAGGGTGCCGCGGCCGCGGTGGTAGATCCAGTCGGGGCCGTCGGAGGCCGCGAGGATGATGCGGAGCGGTTGCGGGAACAGATCGTCGGGGAACGCGAGTATGTCGGGACCGGGTGTCAACGTCTCACCTGACTCCCAGGGCCGTTGCTCGCCGGTGTTCGGATTCTCGACCGTCGGTCGCGGATCGGTGAACGTCTGGGCGACGCGGTCGAGATCGCGGGCCAGGACGAGTACGTCGACGTCGGTGTGCGGTCGCCGTACCCGGTCGAACAGGTCGAGGGCCCAGCCACCGGCGATCCAGTAGCGGGCCGGGTAGTCGGCGAAATGCGTCTGGACGAAGCTCAGCTTCATTGGGGGTCTCTCTCGCAAGCAGCAGGTCGGATGCGGTGAGCCCCGGGGAGAGTCAGAGCCGCCGGGTGGGTCGAGGCGGCACCGCGCAGGAACTGCGCATAAAGACCACCTCCTCGTCGCTCTGACGCTCGGCCCCGATCGTACCGACGCCGGGCCGAGTTGGCGTCCCGGTTTCAGGCAGTCCAGGCGGCCTCGAAGTCCGCGGCGGTGATCTCGTACGGCGCAAACTCCTCGCCGGACAACGGGATCAGCGCACGCCCGCCGTGTTCGTCTTCCTGGTGTGTCTCGTCGTACCGGAGCGTGGGGCCGGTCGCGTAGACCTCGAGTTGTCGGAGGACCCAACCGTCGGCGTCGACTTCGAAGTACCAGTTCGAGGTGCCCCAGGCCCCGAGCGGTTCGTCCCAGGTGCGCTTGTAATAGGTCGGCATGCGTTTCTCAGTTGTCCAGGAACTCGCGGATGTGCTGGGCCCAGCGTTCCGGGTGTTCGAAGTGGCACATGTGGGCGGTGTTGGGGACTACTGCTAGTTGGCTGGGGACAGCCTTGTGCAAGCGGTGGGCGAGTTGGACCGGGAAGCCCATGTCTTTTTCGCCGTGCAGGATGAGGATGGGTTTGGCGAAGGTGCGCAGGATGTGTTCGGGGTCGCCCGGGCACCACGGGTGCATGAGGCCGTTGGTCGCGCGTTCCTCGGACCAGTCGCCGAGGTCGGGGCCCAGGGATTCCAGCAGCCGCAGGTACTCCGGCGCGCGGTCGAGGTCCCAGACGAACACCGTGGAGTTGCGCAAGGCACCGTTCGCCTCGTCCTCAAGCCGCTGCCGGCGCTGGTACTCCTCCCACCCGGCCAAGTAAGCAGCACTGTCAGCCGACGGGTACGCCGACGTCGACGCCAGCACCAACCGCCGTACCTGCTCCGGATGCTTGTCGACGAACTGCATCGCCGCCCGCCCACCCGTCGAGAACCCGACCAGATCGACCACCCCGAGCCCGAGCCGGTCGATCAACCGAGACGTGTCCTGTACGACGTACTCCGGCTGCAACGCCTCCGCCGGTAACCCGCGACTGCTCTGCCCGCACCCGCGGAAGTCGAACAGCACCACATGGTGGTCGCGCGCCAACGGCTCGAACCCAGGCACCAGATACCCGTGCCCGACATCCGGCCCGCCGTGCATCACCACCACGGAAGGCCCCGCACCCCGCCGCCCGAGCTCCCGCACGAACAACGTCACCCCGCCGACGTCCACCAGTGAGCTCATCTCCCGCACCCTGCCAGGCGCCACCGACAGAGCGCTGAGCCGTTCGTGCAGATGTGCCCGCTCGGCCGCGTTCTCACACGCCGCGATCGCAGCCTCGTAAGCGATCCGCGCCTCGGGATGGCGCCCGGCGCGGACCAGCAGTTCGGCCCGTATGGCGGGCAGACGATGACCGGGCAGCTCGAGCCCCGCGAGCAGCGCGAGCCCGTCCGCGGCGGACGACGCCTCGGCCACCGCGACCGCCCGATTGAGGCGCACCACCGGCGACCCGGTCAGCGCTTCGAGTTCGGCGTACCACTCGCTGATGCGTTCCCAGTCGGTGCCGTGCGGGTCGGAGTGTTCCGCGGCGATGAGCGCCTGGAGCAGGTACGGCGTCGACGGTGCGCGCCGGGCCAGTGGGGTGAGAAGGGCGAGCGCGGCCGCGATCTCGGGCATTTGCCACCGCGTGCGGTCCTGGTCCGGCAGCAGCACCAGCTTGCCGTCCACGACCCGCGCGTCGCGGCGCGCATGCTGCAGCATCATCAACGCCAGCAGGGCATCCAGGTCGTCGTGGTGCGCGACCTCACGCAGCACCTGCACCAGCCTGATCGCCTCACCAGCCTGGGCCGCCCGTACGACGTCCGCTCCGGAGCCGGGCGCATACGCCGCGGTGAAAGCGAGGTACGCGATATCCGCGACCGCACCGATCCGCTCCCGCAGCGCGGCACCCACGGGTACGTCGAACCGCGCGCCGGCGAGCCGTTTGCGTGCACGCGTCAGCCGTGCGGCCATTGTCGCGGTCGGAACCAGGAACAGCCGGCCGATGTCCGCGGTCGGTACGCCGAGCACGAGCCGGAGCGTGAGTGCGGCGGCGGACTCCGGCGCGAGTGAGGGATGCGCGCACAGCAGGATGAGCCGCAGCCGCTCGTCCACCGCGCCGATGTCAGCCGAGGCGGTGACCAGCACCTTGCGCGCGTTCTCGGTGATCTCGGCCTCGACCGCGAGCAGCGGCAGGGACTTCGCGGCCACGGCTTCCGCACGCAGCCGGTCGAGCGCGCGTCGGCGGGCGGCCGTCAGCAACCAGGCCGGCGGATTGGCTGGTACGCCGTCGCGCGGCCACGTCCGCGCCGCCGCCTCGAAAGCTTCCGCGAGCGAGTCCTCCGCGAGGTCGAGTCGCCGGAACTGCGCGACGAGCAGCGCCAGCAACCGGCCCCACTCGTCGCGCAGGGCGGTCTCGAGCGCGGTCACTCGTCCGGCACTCCGACGTCGAGGCACTCGCGGACCTCGATGTCGTACTCGCGGGGCAGCAGCGCCGCCACCTCCAGCGCGGTCGCGAGGTCCGGTAGTTCGACGAGATAGAACCCGCCGAGTTGCTCGACCGTCTCGGCGTACGGGCCCTCGGTCACCTGCCGCCCCGCGCCGTCGGGTCGCAGCGTGCGGGCGTCCCGCGGATGCACCAGCGCCTCACCGCCGCGGAATCGGCCACGTTCGCGGACGGCCGCGGTGAACGCCCGGTAGTCGGCGAACACGCGCTCGCGTTCGTCGTCGCCGGCCGCTTCCCAGCGGGCGAAGTGGTCCGGCTCGGCCATCAGGATCAGAAAGCGTGTCAGGTCAGCCATCGAGTTTCCCTTCCGAGGTCCTGTCACCGCGATGACGCGCACCGGGACCCGAAATCGACAGACACCCGCCGGACTCGCGGCTACTGTCACCCGCATGTCGCTGCCGAACAGTCTCCTCCACGAACAGCTCGACGCACTCGGGTACCGCGACGCGGAGCAGCTCGCCATCGGGATGCAAGGTGCGGTGTACCGGCTCGGCGGTGAGAAGGTCGCGAAGATCTGGTTCCACGCGGACGAGAACGAGTTGCGTACGTTGGCGGAGTTGTACGGCGTACTCGACGGACGGCTGCCCTACCGGACCCCGCGGATCCGCGAGCTCCGGCGGCCCGGGGCCTACTGGGTGACGATCGAGGACGAGCTGCCGGGCGTCCCCCTGTACGAGCTCGCGCCGGAATTCGGCCGGCCGGGATGGGAGCGCGCCCGGGACTGCGTCGTCGAGGTGGTCGAAGCGCTAGCGCAGCTGGAAGCGCCGGAGGTTCTCAGCCGTACGACGGTCCTCGACGAAACCGGACCCTTCCGCCCCGAAGGCGTGTCGTGGCGAGAGGCGCTGACCGGTCTCGTCCGTCGACGGGCCGCGCGATTCGACACGAAGCTCGTCAACGACTTCGACGCCAAACTCGAGGCGCTGCTGGGCCGCCTAGCCGACCTCAAGGAGCCCGAGCCCCGGTTCGTCCACGGTGACGTCACCGCCGGCAACATCCTCGTCGACGACGAGCTGCGCCCGGTGACGCTGCTCGACTTCGGTCTGCTGACGATGGCCGGCGATCCGGTGTTCGAGGCCGCGGCCACCGCGAGCGTCATCGACCTCTGGTCGCCCAGGGCCCGCGAGGTCGAGGCGGCGTACGACGCGGCGTTCGCC containing:
- a CDS encoding YciI family protein → MADLTRFLILMAEPDHFARWEAAGDDERERVFADYRAFTAAVRERGRFRGGEALVHPRDARTLRPDGAGRQVTEGPYAETVEQLGGFYLVELPDLATALEVAALLPREYDIEVRECLDVGVPDE
- a CDS encoding NUDIX domain-containing protein — encoded protein: MARLAVKLLLVDPDDRVLLIHAKDPQTQAECWYPVGGGVEPGESLQTAAAREAYEETGLVELPGGTPVWSRDHTYEFDGRTLDVHEEWLLHRVDHFIPAPADLTEYETRTILGFHWWRPAGLITTTETIYPPQLGHLLTDLLSLR
- a CDS encoding alpha/beta fold hydrolase, whose translation is MTALETALRDEWGRLLALLVAQFRRLDLAEDSLAEAFEAAARTWPRDGVPANPPAWLLTAARRRALDRLRAEAVAAKSLPLLAVEAEITENARKVLVTASADIGAVDERLRLILLCAHPSLAPESAAALTLRLVLGVPTADIGRLFLVPTATMAARLTRARKRLAGARFDVPVGAALRERIGAVADIAYLAFTAAYAPGSGADVVRAAQAGEAIRLVQVLREVAHHDDLDALLALMMLQHARRDARVVDGKLVLLPDQDRTRWQMPEIAAALALLTPLARRAPSTPYLLQALIAAEHSDPHGTDWERISEWYAELEALTGSPVVRLNRAVAVAEASSAADGLALLAGLELPGHRLPAIRAELLVRAGRHPEARIAYEAAIAACENAAERAHLHERLSALSVAPGRVREMSSLVDVGGVTLFVRELGRRGAGPSVVVMHGGPDVGHGYLVPGFEPLARDHHVVLFDFRGCGQSSRGLPAEALQPEYVVQDTSRLIDRLGLGVVDLVGFSTGGRAAMQFVDKHPEQVRRLVLASTSAYPSADSAAYLAGWEEYQRRQRLEDEANGALRNSTVFVWDLDRAPEYLRLLESLGPDLGDWSEERATNGLMHPWCPGDPEHILRTFAKPILILHGEKDMGFPVQLAHRLHKAVPSQLAVVPNTAHMCHFEHPERWAQHIREFLDN
- a CDS encoding pyridoxal-phosphate dependent enzyme, which encodes MATGVGHVLKELAPEVEVVCVQPVGAPALTLSWRERRVITTDSIDTIADGVAGRRPIPEVLDDLLVVADDAVLVQEASIITGMRLLLNHAGLVVEPSAALGIAAVLENRERFAGRHVVTIVCGGNVDQDKYRRWVGL
- a CDS encoding pyridoxal-phosphate dependent enzyme, coding for MGWSNRKVRRVVRTRLDLDRIRTAQRVIDPVFLDSPLYRCEALEPALGCAISIKLETANPVRSFKGRGTEVVASQLAAGDSRAVVCASAGNLGQALAWSARDRDLDVTVVASRFATTAKLDRIRALGATLELVDGDHELARDRATALAHHHNIRLLEDSLDLETCEGAATIGLEIANALTQDKLEADRAPVVLVALGGWGDGYWGRACVEGACA
- a CDS encoding aminoglycoside phosphotransferase family protein, translating into MSLPNSLLHEQLDALGYRDAEQLAIGMQGAVYRLGGEKVAKIWFHADENELRTLAELYGVLDGRLPYRTPRIRELRRPGAYWVTIEDELPGVPLYELAPEFGRPGWERARDCVVEVVEALAQLEAPEVLSRTTVLDETGPFRPEGVSWREALTGLVRRRAARFDTKLVNDFDAKLEALLGRLADLKEPEPRFVHGDVTAGNILVDDELRPVTLLDFGLLTMAGDPVFEAAATASVIDLWSPRAREVEAAYDAAFATRLGYDPEQLLLYRCAYSLIIANAHDNDPYDRDSHAPLTAKLFNSPHVTALLSR